A genomic window from Flavobacterium lindanitolerans includes:
- a CDS encoding peptide-N-glycosidase F-related protein — translation MKKTLLFLTFGLLTLSGIKVQAQNVLTVFDEILFYDGYATVVNFPTPNGVIRHRNDLYAKRINGGLQVPYGSSMTIEVTIKAACDNYDRIGNVNLVLAPKGLVSYNPDNVRRIELGRFITPFMNKNRLPDEVPYTFTVDNLSQILNDPGLNASYDFWMELEVFGVPYAANTEVAGCSGRNDVFFGTLKLVSDGTPTTSLPAFLLPLNFKKYLNNYNENATDVVGQTVRTINFNIPNPITDAKFYLITSNHGANSGGEEYNRRLHYITFDGTPVLTYRPGEPTCEPYRIYNTQGNGIYGPAPRTEAQWQSFSNWCPGSIIPIREISVGNLNAGQHSFKIEVPEAVFANGQGDFPVSLYLQGTGQALDIKKFESNVYSLLPNPTRNVVAIETNQEVKGYAVFSLLGQEIARGTSKTIDLSRVAQGTYLVRIEFMNDEIATQKIVKL, via the coding sequence ATGAAAAAAACGCTACTGTTTTTAACTTTCGGATTATTGACGTTATCCGGAATAAAAGTTCAAGCCCAAAATGTACTTACTGTTTTTGATGAGATTTTATTTTATGACGGATATGCCACAGTCGTAAATTTTCCGACTCCCAATGGTGTTATTCGCCATAGAAATGATTTGTATGCCAAAAGAATTAATGGAGGATTACAGGTGCCTTATGGATCTTCCATGACTATTGAGGTAACTATTAAAGCGGCATGTGATAATTATGACCGTATAGGAAATGTGAATCTTGTTTTGGCTCCCAAAGGATTGGTGAGTTATAACCCCGATAACGTACGACGAATAGAATTAGGCCGGTTTATTACTCCTTTTATGAATAAAAACAGATTGCCGGATGAAGTTCCATATACTTTTACTGTAGATAATCTGTCACAAATATTAAATGATCCCGGTTTAAATGCATCTTATGATTTTTGGATGGAACTGGAAGTTTTTGGAGTTCCGTATGCTGCAAATACTGAGGTTGCCGGATGTTCTGGTAGAAATGATGTGTTTTTTGGTACATTGAAGCTTGTCTCAGATGGGACACCAACAACTTCATTACCTGCTTTTTTACTGCCATTGAATTTTAAGAAATATTTGAATAATTATAATGAAAATGCGACGGATGTCGTAGGCCAGACCGTAAGGACTATAAATTTTAATATTCCTAATCCTATCACAGATGCAAAATTTTATCTGATAACTTCAAATCATGGTGCTAACAGTGGAGGAGAGGAATACAATAGAAGATTGCATTATATCACATTTGATGGTACTCCTGTATTGACTTATCGTCCCGGAGAACCCACTTGTGAGCCTTATAGAATTTATAATACACAAGGTAATGGGATTTATGGGCCAGCACCAAGAACGGAGGCGCAATGGCAGTCTTTTAGTAACTGGTGTCCGGGTTCTATTATTCCAATCAGGGAGATTTCTGTAGGCAACCTGAATGCCGGGCAGCACTCATTCAAGATTGAAGTGCCGGAGGCTGTTTTTGCGAATGGTCAGGGAGATTTTCCTGTTTCATTATATCTGCAGGGAACAGGACAGGCTCTTGATATTAAAAAGTTTGAGTCCAATGTCTATAGCCTCTTGCCAAACCCGACAAGAAATGTGGTGGCAATAGAAACGAATCAGGAGGTGAAGGGCTATGCTGTTTTTAGCCTGTTAGGACAAGAAATAGCAAGAGGAACTAGTAAAACGATAGACCTTTCAAGGGTTGCCCAGGGAACCTACCTTGTTAGAATAGAATTTATGAATGATGAAATTGCTACTCAAAAAATCGTAAAGCTATAG
- a CDS encoding patatin-like phospholipase family protein, which yields MRALVISGGGSKGAFAGGVAQYLIKEKNINYDLFIGSSTGSLLIPHLALNKEDKIFKLYTNVDMDKIFSVNPFIIKHKKNQEVITINHFNVIMQFMKGKRTFGESKSLKSYIEDNFSKEEFDQLQSSSKEIIVAVTNITKNCVEYKSILDCCYEDFCEWIWISCNYIPFMSLVTKNRFEYADGGISNVIPIQEAINRGATEVDVIVLETEHNTAEKVIGKNPFSLTIDLFGTIIDQVERKDIIIGRLAAAAKNVKLNFYYTPTKLTDNPLVFNKKIMLDWWHQGYEYAKNKSETMSQI from the coding sequence ATGCGAGCATTAGTCATTTCGGGCGGCGGGAGCAAAGGGGCATTTGCCGGCGGTGTAGCCCAATATCTTATCAAGGAAAAAAATATCAACTACGATTTATTTATAGGCTCTTCGACCGGTAGTCTTTTGATTCCACATCTGGCCTTGAATAAGGAAGATAAAATATTCAAGCTGTATACGAATGTTGACATGGACAAAATTTTCAGTGTCAATCCTTTTATCATCAAACACAAGAAAAATCAGGAGGTGATTACTATCAATCACTTTAATGTGATTATGCAGTTTATGAAAGGCAAGCGTACTTTTGGCGAAAGTAAAAGCCTTAAGAGCTATATCGAAGATAATTTTTCCAAAGAAGAATTTGACCAATTGCAAAGTTCTTCAAAAGAAATTATTGTAGCAGTTACGAATATCACTAAAAACTGTGTAGAATATAAATCCATATTAGATTGCTGTTATGAAGATTTCTGCGAATGGATATGGATATCCTGTAATTATATTCCGTTTATGAGTCTTGTGACTAAAAACAGGTTTGAATATGCCGATGGTGGAATATCTAATGTTATCCCAATACAGGAAGCAATTAATCGGGGAGCAACCGAAGTAGATGTAATCGTGTTGGAAACGGAACATAATACGGCAGAAAAAGTAATCGGAAAAAATCCATTCTCGCTCACAATTGATTTGTTTGGGACAATTATTGACCAGGTAGAACGCAAAGATATTATCATTGGGAGGTTGGCAGCGGCAGCTAAGAATGTCAAGCTTAACTTTTATTATACGCCTACGAAGCTGACGGATAACCCATTGGTTTTTAATAAGAAAATCATGCTCGACTGGTGGCATCAGGGCTATGAATATGCTAAGAATAAGAGCGAAACCATGAGCCAGATATAA
- a CDS encoding M1 family metallopeptidase: protein MRRLLYTFLLVPSCLFSQQFQKVDFKTLNATLALDPSHKKISGQVTYTFEVLSAIDTIRIDARNMAFSNLKVNNAVTEFKNSGKELQLYKGFKKGKNTLTFEYEAFPKQTLYFIGEKEHLQIWTQGQGKYTSHWLPSFDEVNEKVVFGLSISYDKDFEVLSNGKLKSVSDKGNEKQWEYQMEKPMSSYLVMLAIGKFAKQTETTASGTPLEMYLSKEDASKFEYTYKYNKAIFDFLEKEIGVRYPWGIYRQVPVRDFLYGGMENTTATIFSEDYVVDEIGYNDRNYINVNAHELAHQWFGDLITATSGKHHWLQEGFATYYALLAERELFGEDHFNWQLYEIAERLQQASKTDTIPLLNEKASSLTFYQKGAWALHVLRENIGAKNFNKAVKKYLEKYAFKNVSTANFLAEINAVSNYDTRKFQQVWLEQSGFEVAEALGILKKNKFIEQYLNVLSMAEKPLAEKQQVFAETIVSDVYYPVKEEILFQLQSVDFSEKEPIIRQAMQSNNIKVRQAVAKTLNQFPESFRPDFETFLDDKSYVTKEIALNVLWSQFPDDRAKYLDKSRNWIGMNDKNLRILWLTMALATKDFEPEHKPAYYDELLDYTSPDYESSIRQNAITNLLYINGNDTNVLKALVNPLTHHKWQFSKFARDKIRELTKKERYRLYYLELLPSLPDNEKAILEKLLNP, encoded by the coding sequence ATGAGACGATTACTATATACTTTCCTTCTTGTTCCTTCTTGTCTTTTTTCACAGCAGTTCCAAAAGGTTGATTTTAAAACCTTAAATGCTACGCTTGCTTTAGATCCATCCCATAAAAAAATATCGGGACAAGTGACCTATACCTTTGAAGTACTTTCAGCCATTGACACTATCCGTATTGATGCCAGGAATATGGCTTTTTCAAATCTGAAGGTTAACAATGCCGTTACGGAATTTAAAAATTCAGGTAAAGAATTGCAGCTCTACAAAGGCTTTAAGAAAGGGAAAAATACGCTGACATTTGAGTATGAAGCCTTTCCGAAGCAGACATTGTATTTTATAGGAGAAAAGGAACACCTTCAAATATGGACACAGGGACAAGGGAAATATACCAGCCATTGGCTACCGAGTTTTGACGAAGTAAATGAAAAAGTCGTCTTTGGATTGAGTATTTCATACGACAAAGATTTTGAAGTCTTGTCTAATGGAAAATTAAAAAGCGTGTCGGATAAAGGAAATGAAAAACAATGGGAGTACCAGATGGAAAAGCCCATGAGTTCCTATCTAGTCATGCTTGCTATTGGAAAATTTGCAAAACAAACCGAAACGACTGCCTCCGGTACGCCTTTGGAAATGTACCTTTCTAAAGAAGATGCTTCAAAATTTGAATATACCTACAAATACAACAAGGCTATTTTTGACTTTCTTGAGAAAGAAATAGGAGTCAGATATCCATGGGGAATTTACCGTCAGGTTCCTGTAAGAGATTTTTTGTATGGCGGAATGGAAAATACGACAGCCACTATTTTTTCTGAGGATTATGTGGTGGACGAAATAGGTTATAATGATAGGAATTATATTAACGTAAATGCCCACGAACTGGCCCATCAATGGTTTGGAGACTTAATTACGGCCACTTCAGGAAAGCATCATTGGCTGCAGGAAGGATTTGCAACCTATTATGCTCTACTGGCAGAAAGAGAGCTGTTTGGAGAAGACCATTTTAACTGGCAGCTTTATGAAATCGCCGAAAGGCTGCAACAGGCCTCTAAAACTGATACGATTCCGCTGCTAAATGAAAAAGCAAGTTCTCTAACATTCTATCAAAAAGGAGCCTGGGCCTTGCATGTACTAAGAGAAAATATAGGCGCAAAAAACTTTAACAAGGCCGTTAAAAAGTACCTTGAAAAATATGCATTTAAAAATGTCAGTACGGCTAATTTTTTAGCAGAAATTAATGCTGTCTCTAATTATGATACCAGGAAATTCCAACAGGTTTGGCTTGAACAATCCGGATTTGAAGTAGCAGAAGCTTTAGGAATATTGAAGAAAAATAAATTCATTGAACAATATTTAAATGTACTTTCAATGGCAGAAAAGCCTTTGGCGGAGAAACAGCAGGTCTTTGCGGAAACAATAGTATCTGATGTCTATTATCCGGTAAAGGAAGAAATACTTTTTCAGTTACAATCTGTAGATTTTTCTGAAAAGGAACCTATTATCAGACAGGCCATGCAGTCAAACAATATTAAAGTAAGGCAGGCTGTAGCAAAAACACTCAACCAGTTTCCGGAATCATTCAGGCCTGATTTTGAAACTTTTTTGGATGACAAATCGTATGTGACAAAAGAAATTGCCTTAAATGTTTTATGGTCACAGTTTCCGGATGACCGTGCCAAATATCTTGACAAATCCCGTAACTGGATTGGCATGAATGATAAAAATCTTAGAATCCTATGGCTCACAATGGCCCTGGCAACAAAAGATTTTGAACCTGAACACAAACCTGCTTATTATGATGAACTCTTAGATTATACTTCACCTGATTATGAGAGTTCAATTCGACAGAATGCCATAACCAATCTTTTGTATATAAATGGGAATGACACAAATGTTTTAAAAGCGCTTGTCAATCCGCTGACCCATCACAAATGGCAGTTTTCCAAATTTGCAAGAGATAAAATACGGGAACTGACCAAAAAAGAACGCTACAGATTATACTATTTAGAACTTCTGCCATCATTGCCGGATAATGAGAAAGCTATTTTGGAAAAATTGTTAAATCCATAG
- a CDS encoding aspartyl/asparaginyl beta-hydroxylase domain-containing protein, with the protein MENLVRSIKFPLFFDTERLKNDLSKIIDKNWTAHYNARDYTGEWTSIALMSESGKSDQIYASPVSEKLVPTEILNSCTYFQEILDSLLFEKTAVRLLRLAVGAEVKPHSDNCLGYEDGCFRLHIPVITNSEVEFILDGNRLVMNEGECWYIDANFTHSVANRGNADRIHLVIDGLRNAWTDELFFKEAKPDGFIKPEATISDEQKRLMIAELQRMNTPAALELLKTLE; encoded by the coding sequence ATGGAAAATTTAGTACGCTCCATAAAATTCCCATTGTTTTTTGATACCGAAAGGCTTAAAAACGACCTTAGTAAAATTATTGATAAAAATTGGACAGCCCATTATAATGCCAGGGATTATACAGGCGAATGGACTTCCATAGCCCTAATGTCTGAAAGTGGAAAATCAGACCAGATTTATGCCTCGCCCGTTTCTGAAAAACTGGTACCTACTGAAATTTTAAATTCCTGTACCTATTTCCAAGAAATCCTTGATAGTTTACTATTTGAAAAAACAGCTGTCCGTTTATTACGACTGGCTGTTGGTGCCGAAGTGAAACCACACAGCGACAATTGTCTTGGTTATGAAGATGGCTGTTTTAGATTGCATATCCCGGTAATTACCAACAGCGAAGTCGAATTTATTTTGGATGGAAACCGGTTAGTGATGAATGAAGGCGAATGTTGGTATATTGACGCTAATTTTACGCATTCTGTTGCCAATCGTGGCAATGCAGACCGCATTCATTTAGTTATTGACGGATTAAGAAATGCATGGACGGACGAATTATTCTTCAAAGAAGCCAAACCTGACGGATTTATAAAACCGGAAGCCACCATAAGTGACGAACAAAAAAGACTGATGATAGCCGAACTGCAACGCATGAATACGCCTGCCGCCTTAGAACTATTAAAAACTCTGGAATAA
- a CDS encoding carbamoyltransferase family protein yields MAKPIYILGTGLSHNGSAVLLKDGRVCVGIEKERLSRKKHDGGNDTLAIQYCLDAEGIGLDDLALVVQCANFDIPNRNYFKGERIFSGHEKIRIIDISHHLAHAYSAVGTSPFSECNVMVIDGCGSPLEQFLKLHPEQEKQIAPEYLNEVRMLCEKDSFYHFDGQKLVPLVKDFSVMSNQSGNFSLPTTQHSIGGFYASVSNYVFGDMDDVGKLMGLAPYGKSGIYDFEAFEFQSGNLFVKEDWKKKFDNPSTGYEYFKEHFEYYANIARWAQEQVEKGVLQCIHNRLEKFPHSNLCYTGGVALNAVANAKLQDSGIVREIYFEPAAGDNGLALGCAYYGWLEYLKMPKMPHDGSTCFGRPYSEAEIDAAFQKEENKKYVPKRIPNEEELLDYCAAKLKEGKTIAWFQSGSEFGPRALGRRSILAHPGIEKMKDHINLDIKFREDFRPFAPAVLKSKVGEYFESARYSPYMILVDRTREIHYKELKNVTHEDGSARVQTVEESWNPRFAKLIEAFYKKTGIAVLLNTSLNKKGMPIVETPEEALYLFGITDLDVLVMENTVVEK; encoded by the coding sequence ATGGCAAAACCTATATATATCCTGGGAACAGGTCTTTCACATAACGGTTCGGCAGTTTTACTCAAAGACGGGCGTGTTTGTGTAGGTATCGAAAAAGAACGTTTGAGCCGCAAAAAGCATGATGGAGGTAATGACACGCTGGCGATACAATATTGTCTGGATGCTGAAGGAATAGGATTAGATGACCTTGCTCTTGTAGTTCAATGTGCCAATTTTGACATCCCGAACCGGAATTATTTTAAAGGAGAGCGGATTTTTTCAGGTCATGAAAAAATCAGGATTATAGATATTTCTCATCATTTAGCCCATGCCTACAGCGCAGTAGGAACTTCTCCTTTTTCGGAATGCAATGTGATGGTAATTGATGGTTGTGGAAGCCCACTTGAGCAGTTTTTAAAATTGCATCCCGAGCAGGAGAAACAGATTGCTCCTGAATATTTAAACGAGGTAAGGATGCTTTGTGAAAAAGATAGCTTTTATCATTTTGACGGACAAAAGTTAGTGCCTTTAGTCAAGGATTTTAGTGTAATGTCGAATCAATCCGGTAACTTTTCACTACCTACGACCCAACACTCTATTGGTGGTTTTTATGCGTCCGTAAGCAATTATGTTTTTGGCGATATGGATGATGTGGGCAAGTTGATGGGATTGGCTCCGTATGGGAAATCCGGCATATATGATTTTGAGGCTTTTGAATTTCAATCGGGAAATTTATTTGTTAAGGAAGATTGGAAGAAAAAATTTGATAATCCGTCAACCGGATATGAATATTTTAAAGAACATTTTGAATACTATGCCAACATTGCACGCTGGGCACAGGAACAGGTAGAAAAAGGCGTATTGCAGTGCATCCATAACCGGTTGGAAAAGTTTCCCCATTCCAATCTTTGCTATACCGGAGGTGTAGCACTTAATGCCGTGGCCAATGCAAAACTGCAGGATTCCGGAATTGTCCGCGAAATTTATTTTGAGCCTGCTGCCGGAGATAATGGTCTGGCTTTGGGTTGTGCTTATTATGGCTGGTTAGAATATTTGAAAATGCCAAAAATGCCTCATGATGGCAGCACCTGTTTTGGGAGGCCGTATTCTGAAGCAGAAATTGATGCTGCATTCCAAAAAGAAGAAAACAAAAAATATGTCCCGAAAAGAATACCCAATGAAGAGGAGTTGTTGGATTATTGCGCAGCAAAACTAAAAGAAGGAAAAACCATAGCCTGGTTTCAATCCGGTTCAGAGTTTGGGCCAAGAGCTTTAGGGAGGAGGAGTATTCTAGCACATCCCGGTATTGAAAAAATGAAAGACCATATTAATCTGGATATTAAGTTTCGGGAAGATTTTCGCCCTTTTGCACCGGCTGTATTGAAATCTAAAGTTGGTGAATATTTTGAATCGGCACGTTATAGTCCGTATATGATTCTGGTTGACAGAACGCGTGAAATACATTATAAAGAATTAAAAAATGTCACGCATGAAGACGGTTCGGCCCGGGTACAAACCGTAGAAGAAAGCTGGAATCCCAGGTTTGCCAAGCTTATAGAAGCCTTTTATAAGAAGACAGGTATTGCCGTTTTGCTTAATACCAGCCTGAATAAGAAAGGGATGCCTATAGTTGAAACGCCAGAAGAAGCACTCTATTTGTTTGGAATAACAGACCTTGATGTGCTGGTTATGGAAAATACGGTGGTCGAAAAATAA
- the recG gene encoding ATP-dependent DNA helicase RecG yields the protein MQNNLLETPIEYLKGVGPARGELLRKELGIHKYGDLINLFPNRYIDRTRYYKINELQNTNAEVQIIGKIIHIKTVEQKKGKRLVATFVDETGEMELVWFQGQKWIRENLKLNTVYVIFGKCTSFNGQFNMAHPEMELLAEHEQNLRSAMQPVYPSTEKLTQRGISNRTINKIMQQLFIETQAAFKEPLPNYLLEELKLIPKNAALFNIHFPKSPDLLAKAQFRLKFEELFFIQLQLITKNLIRKNKIKGHPFEKVGVYFNDFYNNHLPFDLTNAQKRVLKEIRNDMGNPAQMNRLLQGDVGSGKTIVALMSMLLALDNGFQACLMAPTEILANQHFNGLMELAKPLNINIKLLTGSTKTSDRKIIHEELENGSLHILIGTHALLEDKVKFHNLGLAIIDEQHRFGVEQRSKLWKKNEIPPHVLVMTATPIPRTLAMSLYGDLDISVIDELPPGRKPIQTVHRYDSSRLKVWKFIRDEIEKGRQIYIVYPLIQESESMDYKDLMDGYESISRDFPLPKYSVSIVHGKMKPADKDSEMQRFSQGKTNIMVATTVIEVGVNVPNASVMIIESAERFGLSQLHQLRGRVGRGAEQSYCILMTGHKLSNDSKIRMETMTKTNDGFEIAEVDLKLRGPGDIMGTQQSGVLNLQIADLVKDREILQLARHCAVKLLKDDAPMVKPEHQNLRQAFIEMSKKKNIWNYIS from the coding sequence ATGCAAAACAATTTATTAGAAACCCCTATTGAATACCTAAAAGGCGTCGGGCCAGCCCGCGGCGAATTGCTTCGCAAAGAATTAGGCATTCACAAATATGGAGACCTGATAAATTTATTCCCAAACCGATATATTGACCGCACACGTTATTACAAAATAAATGAACTGCAGAATACCAATGCTGAAGTCCAGATCATTGGAAAGATTATCCACATCAAAACCGTTGAGCAAAAAAAAGGAAAACGCCTTGTTGCTACTTTTGTTGACGAAACGGGAGAAATGGAACTGGTTTGGTTTCAGGGACAAAAATGGATACGTGAAAATTTAAAGCTGAATACCGTATATGTTATTTTTGGGAAATGTACTTCATTCAATGGCCAATTCAATATGGCACATCCCGAAATGGAATTGCTTGCAGAACATGAGCAGAACCTTCGTTCTGCCATGCAACCCGTTTATCCTTCTACGGAGAAACTGACCCAAAGAGGAATTTCAAACCGCACGATTAACAAAATCATGCAACAGCTTTTTATTGAAACGCAAGCCGCTTTTAAGGAGCCACTGCCTAATTATCTTCTGGAAGAATTAAAGCTGATTCCAAAAAATGCTGCGCTGTTCAACATCCATTTCCCTAAAAGCCCTGACTTACTGGCCAAAGCACAATTCCGATTAAAATTTGAAGAATTGTTTTTTATACAACTGCAGCTCATTACAAAAAATCTGATTCGAAAGAATAAAATCAAAGGGCATCCTTTTGAAAAAGTAGGCGTCTATTTTAATGATTTCTATAACAATCATTTGCCTTTTGACCTGACTAATGCTCAAAAAAGAGTGCTGAAAGAAATCCGGAACGATATGGGAAATCCCGCACAGATGAACCGTTTACTGCAAGGTGACGTGGGTTCCGGAAAAACTATTGTGGCTTTAATGAGCATGTTATTGGCACTTGACAACGGATTTCAGGCCTGTCTTATGGCACCTACAGAAATTCTGGCAAACCAACATTTTAACGGATTGATGGAATTGGCTAAACCTTTGAATATAAATATCAAATTGCTAACAGGTTCCACTAAAACTTCAGATAGAAAAATCATTCATGAAGAACTGGAAAATGGCAGTTTGCATATCCTTATTGGCACTCATGCCCTGTTAGAAGACAAAGTGAAATTCCATAATTTAGGTCTTGCTATTATTGACGAGCAGCATCGTTTTGGAGTAGAACAACGTTCCAAACTTTGGAAAAAGAACGAAATTCCTCCTCACGTTCTGGTCATGACGGCAACACCAATTCCAAGAACATTGGCCATGAGTTTATATGGCGACCTTGATATTTCTGTAATCGATGAACTCCCACCGGGAAGAAAACCCATTCAAACCGTACACCGTTATGACTCCAGCCGATTAAAAGTCTGGAAATTCATCCGGGACGAAATAGAAAAAGGAAGGCAGATTTATATCGTTTATCCCCTGATTCAGGAATCAGAAAGCATGGATTATAAAGACCTTATGGATGGTTACGAAAGTATTTCAAGAGATTTTCCTTTGCCAAAATACAGTGTGAGCATTGTACACGGAAAAATGAAACCGGCCGATAAGGACTCCGAAATGCAACGCTTTTCGCAAGGCAAAACCAATATTATGGTAGCCACAACCGTTATTGAAGTCGGGGTGAATGTCCCAAACGCCAGTGTTATGATTATTGAAAGTGCAGAACGCTTTGGCTTGTCACAATTGCACCAGCTTCGCGGACGCGTAGGTCGTGGTGCGGAACAAAGTTATTGCATACTGATGACAGGTCATAAATTAAGCAATGATAGTAAAATTCGCATGGAAACGATGACAAAAACTAATGACGGATTTGAAATAGCCGAAGTTGATTTAAAACTTCGTGGGCCGGGTGATATTATGGGAACCCAGCAAAGCGGTGTATTGAACCTGCAAATAGCTGATTTGGTAAAAGACCGGGAAATTCTGCAATTGGCCAGACATTGTGCCGTTAAGTTATTAAAAGACGATGCACCAATGGTAAAACCGGAACATCAGAACCTGCGTCAGGCTTTTATCGAAATGTCAAAAAAGAAGAATATTTGGAACTATATCAGTTAA
- a CDS encoding bestrophin family protein, translating into MISYNPKEWLSFIFYFHKGDTFRKLFWIMILIALYSAGIAYLELEYWKLSANSLVKNITVMHNMLGFVISLLLVFRTNTAYDRWWEGRKMWGALVNNSRNLAIKLSVMLTDKEDKEFFKKIIPAYASVLNLHLKMESISHELFDDKTLSQDHYKHKPNQIAKTMIQRINEMYKDGKITGDQLIVLNAEIQSFTDICGACERIKNTPIPYSYSAFIKKFIFTYVLTLPFGYVFQLGYYVIPVVVFIFYVLASLELIAEEIEDPFGNDPNDLPTQKISENIQKNVEELIY; encoded by the coding sequence ATGATTTCATACAACCCTAAAGAATGGCTTTCGTTTATCTTCTACTTTCATAAGGGCGATACTTTCCGGAAGCTTTTCTGGATAATGATTCTTATCGCCCTCTATTCAGCCGGAATTGCCTATCTGGAATTGGAGTACTGGAAGCTGTCTGCCAATAGCCTTGTGAAAAACATAACGGTAATGCACAACATGCTCGGGTTTGTCATTTCCCTTTTATTGGTGTTCCGAACCAATACCGCTTATGACCGTTGGTGGGAAGGTAGAAAAATGTGGGGCGCATTGGTTAACAACAGCCGTAATCTGGCTATAAAGTTGTCCGTAATGCTGACGGATAAAGAAGACAAAGAGTTCTTCAAGAAAATCATCCCTGCCTATGCTTCTGTGCTAAACCTGCATTTAAAGATGGAAAGTATCAGCCATGAGCTTTTTGACGATAAAACCTTATCACAAGACCATTACAAGCACAAACCTAACCAGATAGCCAAAACAATGATACAGCGCATCAACGAAATGTATAAGGATGGGAAAATTACCGGCGACCAGCTCATTGTCCTGAATGCCGAAATACAATCTTTTACTGATATCTGTGGTGCTTGCGAAAGAATCAAAAACACTCCTATTCCCTATTCCTACAGTGCCTTTATTAAAAAATTCATCTTTACGTATGTACTGACATTACCCTTTGGCTATGTTTTCCAATTGGGCTACTATGTCATTCCTGTAGTTGTTTTTATCTTTTATGTACTGGCGAGTTTGGAGCTTATTGCAGAAGAAATTGAAGACCCTTTCGGAAATGACCCGAATGACCTGCCAACACAGAAGATTTCTGAAAACATTCAAAAAAATGTGGAGGAATTGATTTATTAA